One region of Skermanella mucosa genomic DNA includes:
- the nuoE gene encoding NADH-quinone oxidoreductase subunit NuoE has product MSANGTAPAGPKDFAFTAENLERAKHIIAKYPPGKQASAVMPLLDLAQRQNDNWLPRAAMDYVADMLSMPRIRVYEVATFYTMYNLKPVGKHFVQICTTTPCWLRGSDDVVKACERKLGIGLGETTPDGQFTVIEVECLGACVNAPMVQVNDDYYEDLDAASTEALLDALKRGERPAPGPVSGRQTSSPAGGPTTLKGRVPQATSATAADSTHGDD; this is encoded by the coding sequence ATGAGCGCAAACGGAACGGCACCCGCTGGGCCGAAGGATTTCGCCTTCACGGCGGAGAACCTGGAACGGGCCAAGCACATCATCGCGAAGTATCCGCCCGGCAAGCAGGCCAGCGCGGTGATGCCCCTGCTCGACCTGGCACAGCGCCAGAACGACAACTGGCTGCCGCGCGCGGCCATGGACTATGTCGCCGACATGCTGAGCATGCCGCGCATCCGGGTGTACGAGGTGGCTACCTTCTACACCATGTACAATCTGAAGCCCGTCGGTAAGCACTTCGTGCAGATCTGCACCACCACTCCGTGTTGGCTGCGCGGGTCGGACGATGTCGTGAAGGCCTGCGAGCGCAAGCTGGGCATCGGTCTGGGCGAGACGACTCCGGACGGTCAGTTCACCGTGATCGAGGTGGAGTGCCTGGGCGCCTGCGTGAATGCGCCGATGGTCCAGGTCAACGACGACTATTACGAGGATCTGGACGCCGCCAGCACGGAAGCGCTGCTGGACGCCCTGAAGCGCGGCGAACGGCCCGCGCCGGGACCGGTTTCGGGCCGTCAGACCTCAAGCCCGGCCGGGGGGCCGACGACGTTGAAGGGCAGGGTGCCTCAGGCGACGTCGGCGACGGCCGCAGATTCCACCCACGGCGATGACTGA
- a CDS encoding NuoB/complex I 20 kDa subunit family protein yields MGVTSNQPSAGQTILGQPGHGQPSQGLILPDRGAPLAPGADQDAYLKTVTDELQDKGFIVAKFDALLDWARTGSLWPMTFGLACCAVEMIHAYMSRYDLDRFGVIPRPSPRQSDVMIVAGTLCNKMAPALRKVYDQMAEPRWVISMGSCANGGGYYHYSYSVVRGCDRIVPVDIYVPGCPPTAEALVYGILQLQKKIKRGNRIAR; encoded by the coding sequence ATGGGAGTGACTTCCAACCAGCCGTCCGCCGGCCAGACCATCCTGGGTCAACCCGGTCACGGGCAGCCGTCCCAGGGCCTGATCCTGCCGGACCGGGGAGCGCCGCTGGCGCCGGGGGCCGACCAGGACGCGTATCTCAAGACCGTCACGGACGAACTGCAGGACAAGGGCTTCATCGTCGCCAAGTTCGATGCGTTGCTCGACTGGGCGCGCACCGGATCGCTGTGGCCCATGACCTTCGGCCTGGCCTGCTGCGCGGTGGAGATGATCCACGCCTACATGAGCCGCTACGACCTCGACCGGTTCGGCGTCATCCCGCGACCCAGCCCGCGTCAGAGCGACGTGATGATCGTCGCCGGCACGCTGTGCAACAAGATGGCGCCGGCGCTGCGCAAGGTCTATGACCAGATGGCGGAGCCCCGGTGGGTGATCTCGATGGGGTCGTGCGCCAACGGCGGCGGATACTACCATTACTCCTACTCGGTGGTGCGCGGCTGCGACCGGATCGTTCCGGTCGATATCTACGTTCCCGGTTGCCCGCCGACTGCGGAAGCCCTGGTCTATGGGATTCTGCAACTCCAGAAGAAGATCAAGCGCGGCAACCGCATCGCGCGTTAA
- the lon gene encoding endopeptidase La gives MFEIPRGALYPVLPLRDIVVFPHMIVPLFVGREKSVRALEDVMKDDKQILLVTQKNAAQDDPSPADIYSVGTVGTVLQLLKLPDGTVKVLVEGGQRASITKFSENDDFFQAHAELIDEKAGEAQELEALSRAVVSQFEQYIKLNKKIPPEVLVSINQIDEAGKLADTVASHLALKIPEKQQLLETATVGERLERVYAFMEGEIGVLQVEKRIRNRVKRQMEKTQREYYLNEQLKAIQKELGESEDGRDEVAELEDRINKTRLSKDAREKALAELKKLRSMSPMSAEATVVRNYLDWIVSIPWKKRTKIKRDIKLAEGVLNADHFGLEKVKERILEYLAVQQRMTKVKGPILCLVGPPGVGKTSLGKSIAKATGRNFVRMSLGGVRDEAEVRGHRRTYIGSMPGKVIQGMKKAKSSNPLFLLDEVDKLGSDWRGDPSSALLEVLDPEQNGTFADHYLEVDYDLSDVMFVCTANTLRMPQPLLDRMEIIRVAGYTEDEKVEIAKRHLLDKQLKSHGLKKGEFTVSDDALRDLIRYYTREAGVRSLEREIANLARKAIKEILMKGLDKIQVNRRNLDKYAGVRKFRYGEAELEDLVGVTTGLAWTEVGGELLSIEAVMLPGKGKVTTTGKLGDVMKESVQAAESYVKSRAVVFGIRPDLFGKKDIHVHVPEGATPKDGPSAGVAMVTSIVSVLTGIPVRKDVAMTGEITLRGRVLPIGGLKEKLLAALRGGLKTVLIPKDNEKDLAEIPDNVKKGLRIIPVSMGDEVLQHALTQPLVPIEWSEPSEEAQVTPPGGDTDREEVIRH, from the coding sequence ATGTTTGAAATCCCCCGTGGAGCTTTGTACCCGGTCCTGCCGCTGAGGGACATCGTCGTCTTTCCGCACATGATCGTGCCGCTGTTCGTAGGGCGCGAGAAGTCCGTGCGGGCGCTGGAAGACGTGATGAAGGACGACAAGCAGATCCTGCTGGTCACCCAGAAGAACGCGGCCCAGGATGATCCTTCCCCGGCGGACATCTACTCCGTCGGTACCGTCGGTACGGTGCTCCAACTGCTGAAGCTGCCGGACGGCACCGTCAAGGTGCTGGTCGAGGGCGGTCAGCGGGCGTCGATCACCAAGTTTTCCGAGAACGACGATTTCTTCCAGGCCCACGCCGAACTGATCGACGAGAAGGCCGGAGAGGCCCAGGAGCTCGAGGCCCTGTCCCGCGCCGTCGTCTCGCAGTTCGAGCAGTACATCAAGCTCAACAAGAAGATTCCGCCCGAGGTCCTCGTCTCGATCAACCAGATCGACGAGGCCGGCAAGCTGGCCGATACGGTCGCCTCGCATCTGGCGCTGAAGATCCCCGAGAAGCAGCAGCTGCTGGAGACCGCCACCGTCGGCGAACGGCTGGAGCGGGTCTATGCCTTCATGGAAGGCGAGATCGGCGTCCTTCAGGTCGAGAAGCGCATCCGGAACCGCGTCAAGCGGCAGATGGAAAAGACCCAGCGCGAGTACTACCTGAACGAGCAGCTCAAGGCCATCCAGAAGGAACTGGGCGAGTCGGAGGACGGTCGCGACGAAGTCGCGGAGCTTGAAGACCGGATCAACAAGACCCGCCTGTCCAAGGATGCGCGCGAGAAGGCGCTGGCCGAGCTGAAGAAGCTTCGGTCCATGAGCCCGATGTCGGCCGAAGCGACCGTCGTGCGCAACTACCTGGACTGGATCGTCAGCATTCCCTGGAAGAAGCGCACGAAGATCAAGCGCGATATCAAGCTTGCAGAGGGCGTGCTGAACGCCGACCATTTCGGTTTGGAGAAGGTCAAGGAGCGTATCCTCGAATACCTTGCCGTGCAGCAGCGCATGACCAAGGTTAAGGGTCCGATCCTGTGCCTGGTCGGTCCGCCCGGCGTCGGCAAGACCTCGCTTGGCAAGTCGATCGCCAAGGCGACCGGCCGCAACTTCGTCCGCATGTCCCTCGGCGGCGTCCGTGACGAGGCCGAGGTCCGCGGCCACCGCCGGACCTATATCGGCTCGATGCCCGGCAAGGTCATCCAGGGCATGAAGAAGGCCAAGTCATCCAACCCGCTGTTCCTGCTGGACGAGGTCGACAAACTCGGCTCCGACTGGCGCGGCGATCCGTCGTCGGCTCTGCTCGAGGTGCTCGATCCGGAGCAGAACGGTACCTTCGCCGACCACTACCTGGAGGTCGATTACGACCTGTCGGACGTGATGTTCGTCTGCACGGCCAACACGTTGCGCATGCCTCAGCCGCTGCTGGACCGCATGGAGATCATCCGGGTCGCCGGTTACACCGAGGACGAGAAGGTCGAGATCGCCAAGCGCCATCTGCTGGACAAGCAGCTCAAGTCGCATGGCCTGAAGAAGGGTGAGTTCACGGTCTCCGACGACGCGTTGCGCGACCTGATCCGCTACTACACGCGGGAGGCCGGCGTCCGCAGCCTGGAACGCGAAATCGCGAACCTGGCCCGGAAGGCGATCAAGGAGATCCTGATGAAGGGTCTCGACAAGATCCAGGTCAACCGCCGAAACCTCGACAAGTATGCCGGCGTGCGCAAGTTCCGCTACGGCGAGGCGGAGCTGGAGGATCTGGTCGGCGTCACCACGGGTCTGGCCTGGACCGAAGTCGGCGGCGAGCTGCTGTCGATCGAGGCGGTCATGCTGCCCGGCAAGGGCAAGGTCACGACCACCGGCAAGCTGGGCGACGTGATGAAGGAATCGGTCCAGGCGGCCGAGAGCTACGTCAAATCGAGGGCGGTCGTGTTCGGCATCAGGCCCGACCTGTTCGGCAAGAAGGACATCCACGTCCACGTGCCGGAGGGGGCGACTCCGAAGGACGGCCCATCCGCCGGCGTGGCCATGGTGACCTCGATCGTGTCGGTGCTGACCGGCATTCCCGTCCGCAAGGATGTCGCCATGACCGGCGAGATCACCCTGCGCGGCCGGGTGTTGCCGATCGGCGGCCTGAAGGAGAAGCTTCTGGCGGCCCTCCGCGGCGGGTTGAAGACGGTCCTGATTCCCAAGGACAACGAGAAGGACCTCGCGGAGATCCCCGACAACGTGAAGAAGGGGCTGCGAATCATTCCGGTTTCCATGGGCGACGAGGTGCTCCAGCATGCCTTGACCCAGCCGCTCGTGCCGATCGAGTGGAGCGAGCCGTCCGAGGAGGCCCAGGTAACCCCTCCGGGTGGTGATACCGATCGCGAGGAAGTAATTCGGCATTGA
- a CDS encoding NADH-quinone oxidoreductase subunit A — MANPLVVEYLPILIFLGIAVVIAGAAVGASFLVASQKPDSEKVSAYECGFEPFDDARSKFDVRFYLVAILFIIFDLEVAFLFPWAISLGDIGLFGFWSMVVFLGVLTIGFIYEWKKGALEWE; from the coding sequence ATGGCCAATCCTTTGGTCGTCGAATATCTGCCGATTCTGATCTTCCTCGGGATTGCGGTGGTCATCGCAGGTGCCGCCGTCGGTGCCTCCTTCCTGGTCGCCTCCCAGAAGCCGGACAGCGAGAAGGTCTCCGCCTACGAGTGCGGGTTCGAACCTTTCGATGACGCCCGCAGCAAGTTCGATGTGCGGTTCTATCTGGTCGCCATTCTGTTCATCATCTTCGACCTGGAAGTTGCGTTTTTGTTCCCATGGGCCATATCCCTTGGTGACATCGGACTTTTCGGATTCTGGTCGATGGTCGTGTTCCTTGGCGTGCTGACCATCGGCTTCATCTATGAATGGAAGAAAGGAGCGCTGGAATGGGAGTGA
- a CDS encoding HU family DNA-binding protein has translation MNKNDLVAFVADAASLSKADATKAVDAVFDGIISTLKKGEEVRLVGFGTFAVSERAASEGRNPRTGEKIDIPASKQPKFKPGKTLKDALN, from the coding sequence GTGAACAAGAACGATCTCGTCGCGTTCGTGGCGGACGCGGCTAGCCTGTCAAAGGCGGACGCGACCAAGGCTGTCGACGCCGTTTTCGATGGCATCATCAGCACTCTCAAGAAGGGCGAGGAAGTGCGACTCGTCGGGTTCGGGACCTTCGCGGTTTCCGAACGGGCGGCATCCGAGGGGCGCAACCCGCGTACCGGCGAGAAGATCGACATTCCCGCGTCCAAGCAGCCGAAGTTCAAGCCCGGCAAGACCCTGAAGGACGCCCTCAACTGA
- the nuoG gene encoding NADH-quinone oxidoreductase subunit NuoG: MPKLTIDGIEVEVEPGTSVLQACEQIGIEIPRFCYHERLSVPANCRMCLVEMEKAPKPVASCAMPCGEGMVIKTNTELVHKARKGVMEFLLINHPLDCPICDQGGECDLQDQAMGYGFDRSRFQENKRAVKDKYLGPLIKTIMTRCIHCTRCIRFADEIAGVPELGATGRGEHMEVGTYIEQAISSELSGNLIDVCPVGALTSKPYAFTTRPWELRKTETIDVMDAVGSNTRVDTRGPEVMRLTPRLNEDVNEEWLADKSRFHYDGLKRQRLDRPYVRREGKLQPATWAEAFAAIAERVKGVPGERIAALAGDLCDAESMIALKDLVEGLGSANMDCRQDGAAFDTSARAGYLFNTTIAGIEKADAILLIGTYPRWEGPMVNARIRKRYLMGGLKVGVVGEQRDLTYPYAYLGAGPQTLQEIAEGRHEFCEVLKNAKRPMLILGTGALRRADGPAIQALARQVAETNNMIQDGWNGFNVLHTAAARVGGLEMGFLPGRGGKGTADILEATAAGQIDVVYLLGADEIDTAKLGDAFVIYQGHHGDRGAHRADVILPGAAYTEKNGLYVNTEGRVQMARMAVFPLGEAREDWKILRALGDQLGIRLPYDSLAQVRKRLAETSPTFRTIEGLAAAEWGPFGRPGPVDAAPFRCPIENYYMTDPISRASATMAKCTETFVLAGNERTGTHG, encoded by the coding sequence ATGCCCAAACTAACGATTGACGGGATCGAGGTCGAGGTCGAGCCGGGTACTTCCGTGCTGCAGGCCTGCGAGCAGATCGGCATCGAAATCCCGCGCTTCTGCTACCATGAACGGCTGTCGGTGCCGGCCAACTGCCGCATGTGCCTGGTCGAGATGGAAAAGGCGCCCAAGCCGGTCGCGTCCTGCGCGATGCCGTGCGGCGAGGGAATGGTCATCAAGACCAATACCGAGCTGGTCCACAAGGCCCGCAAGGGCGTGATGGAATTCCTGCTGATCAACCATCCGCTCGACTGCCCGATCTGCGACCAGGGCGGCGAGTGCGACCTGCAGGACCAGGCGATGGGTTACGGCTTCGACCGTTCGCGGTTCCAGGAGAACAAGCGGGCGGTCAAGGACAAGTATCTCGGGCCGCTGATCAAGACGATCATGACCCGGTGCATCCACTGTACCCGCTGCATCCGCTTCGCGGACGAGATCGCCGGCGTGCCCGAACTGGGGGCGACCGGTCGCGGCGAACACATGGAAGTCGGCACCTATATCGAGCAGGCCATCTCCTCGGAGCTGTCCGGCAACCTGATCGATGTCTGCCCGGTCGGCGCGCTCACTTCCAAGCCCTACGCCTTCACCACCCGGCCCTGGGAGTTGCGCAAGACCGAGACCATCGATGTCATGGACGCGGTCGGCAGCAACACCCGCGTCGACACCCGCGGTCCCGAGGTCATGCGGCTGACCCCGCGCCTGAACGAGGACGTCAACGAGGAGTGGCTGGCGGACAAGAGCCGCTTCCATTACGACGGCCTGAAGCGCCAGCGTCTGGACCGGCCCTATGTCCGCCGTGAGGGCAAGCTGCAGCCGGCGACCTGGGCCGAAGCCTTCGCCGCGATCGCGGAGCGCGTCAAGGGCGTTCCGGGAGAGCGGATCGCAGCTCTCGCCGGCGACCTGTGCGACGCCGAGTCGATGATCGCCCTGAAGGACCTGGTCGAAGGGCTCGGTTCCGCCAACATGGACTGCCGCCAGGACGGCGCCGCGTTCGACACCTCGGCGCGGGCCGGCTACCTGTTCAACACGACCATCGCCGGAATCGAGAAGGCCGACGCGATCCTGCTGATCGGGACCTATCCCCGCTGGGAAGGACCGATGGTCAACGCGCGGATCCGCAAGCGCTACCTGATGGGCGGCCTGAAGGTCGGCGTGGTCGGCGAGCAGCGGGACCTCACCTATCCCTACGCCTATCTTGGCGCCGGTCCGCAGACCCTGCAGGAGATCGCCGAGGGGCGGCACGAGTTCTGCGAGGTCCTGAAGAACGCCAAGCGTCCCATGCTGATCCTGGGCACCGGCGCGTTGCGGCGCGCCGACGGTCCGGCGATCCAGGCGCTGGCTCGCCAGGTTGCCGAAACCAACAACATGATCCAGGACGGCTGGAACGGCTTCAACGTGCTGCACACCGCGGCGGCACGGGTCGGCGGCCTGGAAATGGGCTTCCTGCCGGGCCGGGGCGGCAAGGGCACCGCCGACATCCTGGAGGCGACGGCCGCCGGCCAGATCGACGTGGTCTACCTGCTGGGTGCCGACGAGATCGATACCGCCAAGCTGGGCGACGCCTTCGTGATCTACCAGGGGCACCACGGCGACCGGGGTGCCCACCGCGCCGACGTCATCCTGCCGGGTGCCGCCTACACGGAGAAGAACGGCCTCTACGTCAATACCGAGGGCCGGGTCCAGATGGCCCGCATGGCGGTCTTTCCGCTCGGCGAGGCCCGGGAGGACTGGAAGATCCTGCGCGCGCTGGGCGATCAGCTCGGCATCAGGCTGCCGTATGACAGCCTCGCCCAGGTCCGGAAGCGGCTTGCCGAGACCAGCCCGACGTTCCGCACCATCGAGGGGCTGGCGGCGGCCGAATGGGGACCGTTCGGCCGGCCCGGTCCGGTCGACGCGGCGCCGTTCCGCTGCCCGATCGAAAACTACTACATGACAGACCCCATCAGCCGCGCTTCGGCCACCATGGCGAAGTGCACCGAGACGTTCGTGCTGGCTGGGAACGAGAGGACCGGCACCCATGGCTGA
- the nuoF gene encoding NADH-quinone oxidoreductase subunit NuoF: protein MLRDEDRIFTNLYGFEDFGLDAARGRGDWDNTRDLILKGREWIINETKESGLRGRGGAGFSTGLKWSFMPKQTGDRPHYLVINADEGEPGTCKDRDIMRHDPHKLIEGCLIASFAIGANACYIYIRGEFYNEGSNLQRAIDEAYAAGLIGKNACGSGWDFDLYLHRGAGAYICGEETALIESLEGKKGQPRNKPPFPAQAGLYSCPTTVNNVESIAVVPTILRRGAAWFAGLGRPKNTGTKVFCISGHVNKPCNVEEEMGIPLKELIEKHAGGVRGGWDNLLAIIPGGSSVPVLPRSICDTVLMDFDSLREVRSGLGTAGIIVMDKSTDIVKAIARLSKFYMHESCGQCTPCREGTGWLWRVMERMAQGRARIDEIDMLFEVTKEIEGHTICALGDAAAWPVQGLIRHFRPEMERRILQYTGAQRAAAE, encoded by the coding sequence ATGCTTCGGGACGAAGACCGCATTTTCACCAATCTCTACGGCTTCGAGGATTTCGGGCTGGACGCCGCGCGTGGACGGGGTGATTGGGACAACACCAGGGACCTGATCCTGAAGGGCAGGGAATGGATCATCAACGAGACCAAGGAGTCCGGGCTGCGCGGCCGCGGCGGCGCCGGCTTCTCCACGGGTCTCAAATGGTCGTTCATGCCCAAGCAGACCGGCGACCGGCCGCACTATCTGGTGATCAACGCCGACGAGGGCGAGCCGGGTACGTGCAAGGACCGCGACATCATGCGTCACGATCCGCACAAGCTGATCGAGGGCTGCCTGATCGCCAGCTTCGCGATCGGCGCCAACGCCTGCTACATCTACATCCGGGGTGAGTTCTACAACGAGGGCTCAAACCTCCAGCGTGCGATCGACGAGGCCTACGCGGCCGGCCTGATCGGCAAGAACGCGTGTGGGTCGGGATGGGACTTCGACCTCTACCTTCACCGCGGCGCCGGCGCCTATATCTGCGGCGAAGAGACCGCGCTGATCGAGAGCCTGGAAGGCAAGAAGGGCCAGCCCCGCAACAAGCCGCCGTTCCCGGCCCAGGCGGGCCTTTATTCCTGCCCGACGACGGTCAACAACGTCGAGAGCATCGCGGTGGTCCCGACGATCCTGCGCCGGGGCGCCGCCTGGTTCGCCGGCCTCGGCCGTCCGAAGAACACCGGGACCAAGGTGTTCTGCATTTCCGGCCACGTGAACAAGCCGTGCAACGTGGAAGAGGAGATGGGCATCCCGCTGAAGGAGCTGATCGAGAAGCACGCCGGCGGCGTGCGCGGCGGCTGGGACAATCTCCTGGCCATCATTCCCGGCGGTTCTTCGGTGCCGGTGCTGCCCCGGTCGATCTGCGACACCGTCCTGATGGATTTCGACAGCCTGCGCGAGGTCCGGTCGGGCCTCGGCACCGCCGGGATCATCGTCATGGACAAGTCCACCGACATCGTCAAGGCGATCGCCCGCCTGTCCAAGTTCTACATGCACGAGAGCTGCGGCCAGTGCACGCCGTGCCGCGAAGGCACCGGCTGGCTGTGGCGCGTGATGGAGCGCATGGCGCAGGGCAGGGCCCGCATCGACGAGATCGACATGCTGTTCGAGGTCACCAAGGAAATCGAAGGGCACACCATCTGCGCCCTGGGTGACGCGGCGGCCTGGCCCGTCCAGGGCCTGATCCGGCACTTCCGCCCCGAAATGGAACGGCGAATCCTCCAGTACACCGGCGCCCAGCGCGCCGCGGCGGAATGA
- a CDS encoding NADH-quinone oxidoreductase subunit C produces the protein MSDQALQELSDHLQARLADVILSAGIELGELIVKVQRQSIVRVMTFLRDDTSCQFKQLIDLCGADYPSREERFEVVYNLLSLKHNFRIRVKVTTDEDTPVPSISEVFSAAPWFEREAWDLYGIFFSDHPDLRRILTDYGFEGHPLRKDFPLTGYVELRYDDEQKRVVYEPVKLTQDFRSFDFLSPWEGMTNVMLPGDEKAEAPTGATRPGSNK, from the coding sequence ATGAGCGACCAAGCGCTTCAGGAACTGAGCGATCACCTCCAGGCGCGCCTGGCGGATGTCATATTGTCCGCCGGCATCGAACTGGGCGAGCTGATCGTCAAGGTGCAACGCCAGTCGATCGTGCGCGTCATGACGTTCCTGCGCGACGACACCAGCTGCCAGTTCAAGCAGCTGATCGACCTCTGCGGGGCGGATTATCCCTCGCGCGAAGAGCGTTTCGAGGTGGTCTACAATCTGCTCAGCCTGAAGCACAATTTTCGCATCCGGGTGAAGGTGACGACCGACGAGGACACGCCGGTCCCGTCCATCTCGGAGGTGTTCAGCGCAGCCCCCTGGTTCGAGCGTGAAGCATGGGACCTCTACGGCATCTTCTTCTCGGATCACCCCGACCTGCGGCGGATCCTCACGGACTACGGGTTCGAGGGGCACCCGCTGCGCAAGGATTTTCCGCTGACCGGCTATGTGGAACTGCGCTATGACGACGAGCAGAAGCGGGTCGTCTACGAACCGGTCAAACTGACGCAGGATTTCCGATCCTTCGATTTCCTCAGCCCGTGGGAGGGCATGACCAATGTCATGCTGCCGGGCGACGAGAAGGCTGAGGCGCCCACGGGGGCTACCCGGCCGGGGAGCAACAAATAA
- the nuoH gene encoding NADH-quinone oxidoreductase subunit NuoH produces MAELWTGYAWPTIIIVLQIVAIIIPLLLGVAYLTYAERKVLAAMQLRQGPNMVGPFGLFQPLADGLKLFGKETVIPAGANRVVFVFAPMLTFLLSLIAWAVIPFDAGMVLANINVGVLYLFAISSLGVYGIIMAGWASNSKYAFLGGLRSAAQMVSYEVSIGFVIITVLLCVGSLNLTDVVMAQKTVWFAIPLLPMFVVFFISALAETNRAPFDLPEGESELVGGYNVEYSAMTFALFFLGEYANMILMSAMTSILFLGGWLPPLDIPPLNWIPGPIWFALKIAFVLFVFLWVRATVPRYRYDQLMRLGWKVFLPFSLFWVILTAGVLVAFDWLP; encoded by the coding sequence ATGGCTGAACTTTGGACCGGCTATGCCTGGCCGACGATCATCATCGTCCTCCAGATCGTCGCCATCATCATCCCGCTGCTGCTCGGCGTCGCCTACCTGACCTATGCCGAGCGCAAGGTCCTGGCCGCCATGCAGCTGCGCCAGGGACCGAACATGGTCGGTCCGTTCGGCCTCTTCCAGCCGCTTGCCGACGGGCTGAAGCTCTTCGGCAAGGAGACTGTCATACCGGCGGGCGCGAACCGGGTGGTGTTCGTCTTCGCGCCTATGCTGACCTTCCTGCTCAGCCTGATCGCCTGGGCCGTGATCCCGTTCGATGCGGGCATGGTCCTGGCGAACATCAATGTCGGCGTGCTGTACCTGTTCGCGATCTCCTCGCTGGGGGTCTACGGCATCATCATGGCCGGCTGGGCGTCCAACTCGAAATACGCCTTCCTCGGCGGACTCCGCTCGGCGGCGCAGATGGTGTCATACGAAGTGTCGATCGGCTTCGTGATCATCACGGTGCTGCTCTGCGTCGGGTCGCTGAACCTGACCGACGTGGTGATGGCGCAGAAGACGGTGTGGTTCGCGATCCCGCTGCTGCCGATGTTCGTCGTGTTCTTCATTTCGGCGCTTGCCGAGACGAACCGGGCACCGTTCGACCTGCCGGAAGGCGAGTCGGAGCTGGTCGGCGGGTACAACGTCGAATATTCGGCGATGACCTTCGCCCTGTTCTTCCTGGGCGAATACGCGAACATGATCCTCATGAGCGCGATGACGTCGATCCTGTTCCTGGGCGGCTGGCTGCCTCCCCTGGACATCCCTCCGCTCAACTGGATCCCGGGACCGATCTGGTTCGCGCTGAAGATCGCCTTCGTGCTGTTCGTCTTCCTCTGGGTCCGCGCCACCGTGCCGCGCTACCGCTACGACCAGCTGATGCGGCTTGGCTGGAAGGTGTTTCTGCCCTTCTCGCTGTTCTGGGTGATCCTGACCGCGGGCGTTCTCGTCGCCTTCGACTGGCTGCCCTAA
- a CDS encoding NADH-quinone oxidoreductase subunit D, whose product MATATNTAESKIKPFTMNFGPQHPAAHGVLRLVLEMDGEVVERADPHIGLLHRGTEKLIEYKTYLQATPYFDRLDYVSPMCQEHAFALGVEKLLRIAPPPRAQYIRVMFSEITRILNHLLNITTYALDVGAITPSLWGFEEREKLMEFYERVSGARLHANYFRPGGVAFDMPAGLAEDIWEYTERFPKFMDDLEGLLSENRIFKQRTVDIGIVSEQEALDWGFTGPMLRASNVAWDLRKAQPYDVYDQMDFDVPVGLTGDCYARYLVRMEEMRESNKIMRQCLEKLPDGPVKVQDHKIAPPRRGEMKRSMEALIHHFKLYTEGYHVPAGETYTAVEAPKGEFGVYLVSDGTNKPYRCKIRAPGFAHLQGLDFMSKGHMLADTVAIIGSMDVVFGEIDR is encoded by the coding sequence ATGGCAACCGCGACCAACACCGCCGAGTCGAAGATCAAGCCGTTCACCATGAACTTCGGGCCGCAGCACCCTGCGGCCCACGGGGTGTTGCGCCTCGTGCTGGAGATGGACGGAGAGGTCGTCGAGCGTGCCGACCCCCATATCGGGCTGCTTCACCGCGGTACGGAAAAACTGATCGAATACAAGACCTACCTTCAGGCGACGCCCTATTTCGACCGCCTGGACTACGTCTCGCCCATGTGCCAGGAGCATGCGTTCGCCCTGGGCGTCGAGAAGCTGCTTCGCATAGCGCCGCCGCCGCGCGCCCAGTACATCCGGGTGATGTTCAGCGAGATCACCCGCATCCTGAACCACCTGCTCAACATCACCACCTACGCGCTCGACGTCGGTGCGATCACGCCGTCCCTCTGGGGCTTCGAAGAGCGCGAGAAGCTTATGGAGTTCTACGAGCGGGTGAGCGGCGCCCGGCTCCACGCCAATTATTTCCGCCCCGGAGGGGTCGCCTTCGACATGCCGGCCGGCCTGGCCGAGGACATCTGGGAATATACCGAGCGTTTCCCGAAGTTCATGGACGATCTGGAAGGCTTGTTGTCCGAAAACCGGATCTTCAAGCAGCGGACCGTCGACATCGGCATCGTCAGCGAGCAGGAAGCGCTGGACTGGGGCTTCACCGGCCCGATGCTGCGCGCCTCCAACGTGGCCTGGGACCTGCGCAAGGCGCAGCCCTACGATGTCTACGACCAGATGGATTTCGACGTCCCGGTCGGCCTGACCGGCGACTGCTATGCCCGCTATCTCGTCCGTATGGAGGAGATGCGCGAGTCGAACAAGATCATGCGCCAGTGCCTCGAAAAACTGCCGGACGGTCCGGTGAAGGTGCAGGACCACAAGATCGCTCCGCCGCGCCGCGGCGAAATGAAGCGGTCGATGGAAGCCCTCATCCATCACTTCAAGCTCTATACCGAGGGCTACCACGTGCCCGCCGGCGAGACCTATACCGCGGTCGAGGCGCCCAAGGGAGAGTTCGGGGTCTATCTGGTGTCCGACGGAACCAACAAGCCATATCGCTGCAAGATCCGCGCGCCCGGCTTCGCCCACCTCCAGGGCCTCGACTTCATGTCGAAGGGCCATATGCTGGCGGACACGGTGGCGATCATCGGGTCCATGGATGTCGTGTTCGGAGAGATCGATCGATGA